A genomic stretch from Penicillium digitatum chromosome 4, complete sequence includes:
- a CDS encoding Vacuolar protein-sorting protein bro1, which translates to MAQSPMLSCPLKQTNEIDWIQPLKDYIRQGHGEDPEQYNHECATLNRLRQDMRGVGKDSAIGRDLLYRYYGQLELLDLRFPIDDNHVKIPFTWYDAFTHTSTSQFSLAFEKASVIFNISAILSCHAANQSRADDTGLKTAYHSFQASAGMFTYINQNFLHPPSTDLKEDTIKTLINVTLAQAQEVFFEKQVADQRKPGLLAKLAGQAAYLYSQSAEIMQNFLDKNVFDKVWTIVVQAKAAHMGSVASYYQAIADSESGSHGIAIARLQVADKQSAVALSWAKTFPSSPPADTNLTAESGPNLLDLIKHNQTNVQASLATMVKDNDFIYHQPVPNEAGLSPVARVTAAKAIPVSELYQGQDINEIIGPDLFKKLRPMWVTEAASCYEEEKAELRRVETGKAESANRDIAGKLGSLELPDTLEILKGGINHKMSVDEDFRRWCSELAGHSPFRKAFDELQDRKAEVLSQLDQCSKQLDLEESVCEKMRSKYGADWSQQPSSRLNTTLRGDVRSYRDTINEASVSDSQLSSTLRQHESDFDEMRSAGETDEADVLFQRALIKARSKYGKSKDGVTSSAEGTLLDDVYDEDGASVAEQIAKVEGLLKKLNLVEREKSQLLADLKVETHKDDITERLILNKKSFVGREKEFFQQELLKFLPYQNILVQANHKQSSLMNELTKIHDNLVQDKRVQSEKSKYENIKRQRNSVIARYKKVYEAFHGLSSGIKQARTFYKDMGENVDSLRKNVETFINNRRSEGAQLLSQIERDKGMGKNIDSPRRNAESLANNREQSSGVSEQEDREREKLRQLMERLSTEPKSSSTLSSTGSAKPPSKVKSPPPPVQTPAYGTTGPSPKPSPRYPPAIPGVSLSHSPAPYGQYMGGAPGAYQAQHFQQGAAAPLSEGYNPMAYPYQTPVSPPPNQPFFSQTPVPYGGYSNSSTPAPGVGPQSSHSSHYMAPQGYIPPPPPPRPQQTAYPPTTGGIYPSGPGGYAQSRQYGHHKTPSQSQSQSGSSTDPWAGLNAWK; encoded by the exons ATGGCTCAGTCGCCGATGCTCTCATGTCCGTTGAAGCAGACCAACGAGATTGATTGGATCCAGCCCCTCAAGGATTACATTCGACAGGGCCATGGCGAGGACCCCGAACAATACAATCATGAATGCGCGACCCTCAACCGTCTTCGTCAGGATATGAGAGGTGTAGGGAAAGACAGCGCTATCGGTCGTGATCTATTGTATCGATACTACGGTCAGCTGGAGCTGCTGGACCTCAGGTTCCCCATCGATGACAACCACGTCAAGATCCCTTTCACATG GTACGATGCTTTCACTCATACATCTACCTCGCAATTCTCCTTGGCCTTCGAAAAGGCATCCGTTATCTTCAACATCTCCGCCATTCTATCGTGCCATGCTGCCAACCAGAGCCGGGCCGACGATACCGGCCTCAAGACCGCCTATCACTCTTTCCAGGCATCCGCGGGGATGTTTACATATATTAATCAGAACTTCCTTCACCCGCCATCAACCGACCTGAAAGAGGACACCATCAAGACACTAATAAATGTCACACTAGCTCAAGCCCAAGAGGTGTTTTTTGAGAAACAAGTGGCCGATCAAAGAAAGCCTGGGCTCTTGGCCAAGCTGGCTGGACAGGCAGCGTACCTTTACTCGCAGAGTGCGGAGATAATGCAAAATTTCCTCGACAAGAATGTGTTTGACAAGGTCTGGACGATTGTCGTGCAGGCAAAGGCAGCACATATGGGATCAGTGGCATCATATTATCAGGCGATTGCGGACAGTGAGAGCGGGTCTCATGGGATTGCTATTGCTCGTTTACAGGTGGCTGATAAGCAGTCCGCTGTTGCTCTAAGCTGGGCAAAGACATTCCCCTCGTCACCTCCAGCTGACACCAACCTGACTGCGGAGTCGGGCCCCAATCTCTTGGACCTCATCAAGCATAATCAAACAAACGTGCAAGCTTCACTTGCCACTATGGTTAAAGACAATGATTTCATCTACCACCAACCAGTCCCCAATGAGGCTGGTCTTTCACCAGTTGCCAGGGTTACTGCTGCCAAGGCGATTCCGGTTAGCGAATTGTACCAAGGACAAGATATCAATGAAATTATTGGACCGGACTTATTCAAAAAGCTGAGGCCTATGTGGGTCACTGAGGCCGCCAGTTGTTacgaggaagagaaggccGAGTTACGTCGAGTCGAGACTGGAAAGGCCGAGAGTGCCAATCGGGATATAGCCGGTAAATTGGGCTCGCTTGAATTGCCAGATACCCTCGAAATCTTGAAGGGAGGCATAAACCACAAGATGTCAGTGGACGAAGATTTCCGTCGCTGGTGTTCGGAGCTTGCTGGCCACAGTCCCTTCCGCAAGGCATTTGACGAGTTGCAGGATCGCAAGGCAGAAGTGCTATCCCAATTAGACCAGTGCTCAAAGCAGCTAGATCTGGAAGAGAGTGTGTGTGAAAAGATGCGCTCAAAGTATGGAGCAGACTGGAGCCAGCAGCCCAGCTCTCGACTCAATACCACACTTCGAGGGGATGTTCGATCGTATCGAGATACTATCAATGAGGCCAGCGTAAGTGATTCTCAGTTGTCGTCCACACTTCGGCAGCATGAAAGCGACTTTGATGAGATGCGGTCTGCTGGCGAAACAGATGAGGCCGATGTTCTTTTCCAGAGAGCCTTAATCAAAGCCCGTTCAAAGTATGGCAAGAGCAAGGACGGCGTGACCAGTTCAGCGGAAGGTACTCTGCTAGATGATGTGTATGATGAGGACGGCGCCTCTGTTGCAGAGCAGATTGCCAAGGTGGAGGGGTTGTTAAAGAAACTGAACCTCGTGGAGCGAGAGAAGTCCCAGCTGCTTGCAGATCTCAAAGTGGAG ACCCACAAAGACGACATCACGGAACGCTTAATTCTAAACAAAAAGTCATTTGTCGGGCGAGAAAAGGAATTCTTCCAGCAAGAACTGCTAAAGTTCCTGCCATATCAGAACATACTTGTGCAGGCAAATCACAAACAATCATCTTTAATGAACGAGCTCACAAAGATACACGATAACCTTGTTCAAGACAAAAGGGTTCAATCCGAGAAGTCGAAGTACGAGAACATAAAGAGACAACGCAATTCCGTGATAGCTCGATACAAGAAAGTTTATGAAGCATTCCATGGCCTCTCATCGGGTATCAAGCAAGCACGAACTTTCTACAAAGACATGGGTGAAAATGTGGACAGTCTCCGCAAGAATGTTGAAACCTTTATCAACAACCGCCGATCAGAAGGTGCGCAGCTTCTCAGCCAGATCGAGCGTGACAAGGGTATGGGCAAAAACATCGACAGTCCCCGCAGGAATGCCGAATCTTTAGCCAACAACCGCGAGCAATCCAGCGGTGTCTCAGAGCAAGAGGATCGCGAGCGAGAAAAGCTGCGCCAGCTAATGGAGCGCCTATCAACGGAACCCAAGAGCTCGTCGACTTTATCCTCCACAGGGTCAGCAAAGCCGCCCTCAAAAGTCAAGTCACCACCACCGCCCGTTCAAACGCCGGCATATGGAACTACGGGTCCATCCCCAAAGCCGTCACCCCGCTACCCGCCCGCCATTCCAGGCGTGTCCCTCTCGCACTCTCCAGCGCCCTATGGGCAGTACATGGGAGGTGCTCCGGGAGCTTACCAAGCCCAGCATTTCCAGCAAGGAGCCGCAGCTCCCTTATCTGAGGGCTACAACCCCATGGCATATCCTTACCAGACCCCCGTATCCCCACCCCCAAACCAGCCATTTTTCTCTCAAACCCCGGTCCCGTACGGCGGCTACTCAAACTCCAGCACGCCGGCTCCTGGTGTTGGCCCTCAGTCCTCGCACTCCTCGCACTATATGGCTCCCCAGGGCTACATCCCGCCTCCACCCCCGCCGCGCCCCCAACAGACAGCCTACCCTCCTACAACAGGTGGCATATACCCCTCTGGTCCTGGTGGCTATGCGCAGAGCAGACAGTACGGGCACCACAAGACCCCCTCGCAGTCGCAGTCTCAATCTGGTTCCTCCACCGATCCATGGGCTGGTCTCAACGCCTGGAAATAA
- a CDS encoding Mitochondrial DnaJ chaperone (Mdj1), putative, whose product MNPSTAFPKAAALPARLLRTQRQCSKQTSSNSAHSSTQIRNYHATVSDSPARRLREGGCKRKESLVMSARAFHTTSPLAAISDPYKVLGVDKKASAGDIKKAYYGLAKKYHPDTNKDAQAKDKFAEAQTAYELLSDAQKRENYDRYGSAAFDQNGGFNPNAGGSPFSGAGGFHGFGGGFGGGGGGFGGGFSGDINFEDLFGAFTGGARRGPRGGRNPFQEQILVGEDIEVQTNISFMDAAKGTSQEIVITPLTKCGTCKGDGLKPGAKRSQCRQCNGTGTRVHLMQGGFQVAATCDACGGAGMSVPRGSECSSCNGNGVIRERKTIKVDIPGGVEDGMRLRVTGEGDSPPTGTAVPPGARTQPGDLYVSIRVAPDHRFSRSGSDILYTASIPLTTAILGGEVTIPTLDNQVKVKVATGTGTGDRITLSGMGMKKLSGRTRGFTPNGDLKVEFKVAMPKYLTGNQRTILEVLADEMNDKTAKRTMNFSKDSSSASSGTDDAAKNEGFLKSVWHRLTEKHGDSSKLSQADKEDSQDVKKDTENRDAGSDASKDSSKKSS is encoded by the exons ATGAATCCATCCACGGCATTTCCCAAGGCCGCGGCTCTCCCCGCGCGTCTGTTGCGCACCCAGCGACAATGCTCTAAGCAAACTTCTAGCAACAGCGCTCACTCATCCACTCAAATAAGAAACTACCATGCAACTGTCTCTGATTCTCCGGCTAGGCGTCTCCGGGAGGGCGGTTGCAAGAGAAAggaatctttggtgatgtCGGCTAGG GCCTTCCACACTACATCTCCTCTTGCGGCTATTTCCGATCCTTACAAGGTCCTTGGTGTGGATAAGAAGGCATCCGCCGGCGACATAAAGAAGGCCTACTACGGGTTGGCCAAGAAGTACCACCCGGATACCAACAAGGACGCCCAGGCCAAAGACAAGTTTGCAGAAGCCCAGACAGCCTACGAATTGTTGTCTGACGCCCAGAAGCGAGAGAACTACGACCGGTATGGCTCGGCCGCTTTCGACCAGAATGGCGGGTTCAATCCAAACGCTGGCGGCAGCCCATTTTCTGGTGCGGGAGGATTTCATGGCTTTGGTGGCGGTttcggcggtggtggtggtggcttTGGCGGGGGCTTTTCCGGCGACATCAACTTTGAGGATCTTTTTGGTGCCTTTACCGGAGGAGCGCGCCGTGGACCCCGGGGTGGGCGGAACCCTTTCCAGGAACAGATTTTGGTCGGCGAAGACATTGAGGTACAAACAAACATCTCGTTCATGGACGCTGCGAAGGGCACGTCTCAGGAAATCGTCATCACGCCGTTGACCAAATGCGGAACCTGCAAAGGTGACGGATTGAAACCTGGTGCCAAGCGATCCCAATGTCGCCAGTGCAATGGCACAGGTACCCGCGTTCATCTCATGCAGGGGGGATTCCAAGTCGCCGCCACGTGCGACGCTTGTGGAGGTGCCGGCATGTCTGTTCCCCGAGGGTCAGAATGCAGCTCCTGCAACGGAAATGGCGTGATCCGCGAGCGCAAGACTATCAAGGTAGACATCCCTGGCGGTGTAGAAGATGGCATGCGCCTGCGAGTTACCGGTGAGGGTGATTCCCCACCCACTGGAACGGCTGTTCCGCCGGGTGCTCGCACCCAGCCTGGTGATCTATACGTCTCTATTCGAGTCGCTCCAGACCATCGCTTCAGTCGCTCCGGGTCCGATATCCTTTATACAGCCTCGATTCCTCTCACCACTGCCATTCTTGGTGGTGAGGTGACCATCCCAACTCTTGACAATCAAGTAAAGGTCAAAGTGGCCACCGGTACGGGCACTGGTGACCGGATTACTTTGTCAGGAATGGGCATGAAGAAGCTTAGTGGCCGTACTCGCGGTTTCACTCCTAATGGCGATCTCAAGGTTGAATTTAAGGTTGCTATGCCCAAGTACTTGACAGGCAACCAGCGCACCATTTTAGAGGTCCTCGCAGACGAGATGAATGATAAGACAGCCAAGCGAACAATGAATTTTAGCAAGGATAG CTCCTCGGCTTCTAGTGGCACCGATGATGCCGCCAAAAATGAAGGTTTCCTGAAGTCTGTATGGCATCGACTGACAGAAAAGCATGGAGATTCTTCCAAGCTATCACAGGCTGACAAGGAAGACTCCCAAGATGTCAAAAAGGACACGGAAAACAGGGATGCTGGCAGCGATGCCAGCAAGGATAGCTCGAAGAAGTCGAGCTGA
- a CDS encoding ATPase, AAA+ type, core, which yields MLRGQTLPWRAVLHQTPRPLLRRPLLASPRYNAAFRSTLTSVHRCDSFPSSSRAFSVSSIRRREKPPPEDSKEESEEKEKRETSHDDKLTERAPESRRKGIDSGKNVPSADQVAPARRKDRSSDKERGVEEEVNKEANASDGKGNSNDAPSPIPPNDGPADSKPSGASSGGNSGNDDSGKKGKKVSGEKALQKPAVPDVYPQVMAIPIAKRPLFPGFYKAITIRDPNVAVAIQDMMKRGQPYVGAFLFKDDNADGDVIEKLDDVYDTGVFAQITAAYPLRGEAGGVTAVLYPHRRIKISSLLPPGESTKTATPPPAPIPEDKTTEKRGDVVASFEENVPELAAKDHYEPTSFLKKHPVSLVNVENLIEEPFDKKNPIIRAVTSEIVNVCKEIATLNPLFRDQISAFYTDQFPGNLSDEPAKLADFAAAVSAGELHEMQEVLETMNIEERLPKSLVVLKKELMNAQLQSKITKDVEAKIQKRQREYWLMEQMKGIKRELGIESDGKDKLVEKFKEKAEKLAMPEVVKKVFDEEINKLAHLEPAASEFNVTRNYLDWLTQIPWGQKSVENFGVKNAVSVLDEDHYGLKDVKDRILEFIAVGKLRGTVEGKILCLVGPPGVGKTSIGKSIARALNRQYYRFSVGGLTDVAEIKGHRRTYVGALPGRIIQALKKCQTENPLILIDEVDKIGRGHQGDPSSALLELLDPEQNSSFLDHYMDVPVDLSKVLFVCTANVTDTIPRPLLDRMELIELSGYVADEKMAIAERYLAPAARELTGLKDVDVNLERDAIEELIKSYCRESGVRNLKKQIEKVYRKAAFKIVQDLGEDVMSEEAALTEAGKVAQEESKEKEPADPAQVPIEPEKSTTEIPRLALKVPDSVHLSIGKETLKDYVGPPVFTADRLYDQFPPGVTMGLAWTSMGGAALYVECILENALNHNSRPGLEITGNLQNVMKESTHIAYSFAKSVMARQFPENQFFEKAKVHLHCPEGAVPKDGPSAGITMASALLSLALNHSLEPTVAMTGELTVTGKVLRIGGLREKTVAARRAGATKILFPADNTSDWLELPENIKEGIEGHPVNWYSEVFDLLFPSLDQEAARTIWQKALAKPNKGSQEADEE from the exons ATGCTCCGCGGCCAAACCCTCCCCTGGAGAGCTGTACTCCATCAAACGCCCAGACCACTTCTCCGGCGGCCGCTTCTTGCTTCGCCGAGATATAATGCCGCTTTTCGATCAACACTAACTTCGGTCCACCGTTGTGACTCTTTTCCCTCGTCTTCCCGTGCCTTCTCTGTGAGCTCCATTCGGCGGAGAGAGAAACCCCCACCAGAGGACTCCAAAGAAGAATcggaagagaaggaaaagcGCGAAACCAGTCACGATGATAAGCTGACGGAAAGAGCTCCTGAATCACGGAGGAAGGGAATCGACTCAGGGAAAAATGTCCCTTCCGCAGATCAGGTAGCTCCTGCGCGGAGAAAAGACCGATCGTCCGATAAAGAGCGTGGAGTGGAAGAGGAAGTAAATAAAGAAGCCAACGCATCCGATGGCAAGGGGAACTCGAATGATGCGCCTTCGCCCATCCCACCAAATGATGGCCCAGCCGACTCCAAACCCAGCGGCGCAAGCAGCGGTGGTAATAGCGGCAATGACGATAGTgggaagaagggcaagaaggtcTCAGGAGAAAAGGCCTTACAAAAGCCAGCAGTTCCGGACGTGTACCCCCAGGTGATGGCAATTCCCATCGCGAAACGCCCGTTGTTCCCTGGTTTTTACAAAGCAATCACAATTCGCGACCCGAATGTCGCCGTTGCGATCCAAGATATGATGAAACGGGGTCAACCCTATGTCGGAGCGTTCTTATTCAAGGATGACAACGCCGATGGTGACGTGATTGAGAAATTGGACGACGTTTACGACACTGGAGTTTTCGCTCAAATTACCGCTGCATACCCTCTCCGTGGGGAGGCTGGTGGTGTAACGGCGGTTCTCTACCCCCACCGGCGTATCAAGATCTCATCGCTGCTGCCCCCTGGAGAGAGCACCAAGACCGCTACACCTCCACCCGCACCTATACCAGAAGACAAAACGACTGAAAAGCGAGGCGATGTAGTGGCCAGCTTTGAAGAAAACGTACCCGAGTTAGCTGCCAAAGACCATTACGAACCGACATCCTTCTTGAAAAAACACCCTGTCAGCCTTGTCAACGTGGAGAACTTGATCGAAGAGCCATTCGATAAGAAAAACCCAATCATTCGCGCGGTTACCAGTGAAATTGTCAATGTGTGCAAAGAGATTGCCACGTTAAATCCTTTGTTCCGCGATCAAATCTCGGCGTTTTATACAGATCAATTCCCAGGAAACCTCAGCGACGAACCGGCCAAATTGGCTGATTTCGCTGCCGCTGTATCTGCCGGTGAGCTCCACGAGATGCAAGAAGTTCTAGAGACAATGAACATCGAGGAGCGTCTCCCTAAGTCGCTTGTCGTGCTGAAGAAGGAATTGATGAACGCTCAACTGCAATCCAAGATCACCAAAGATGTCGAGGCCAAGATCCAGAAACGCCAGCGGGAGTACTGGTTGATGGAGCAAATGAAGGGCATCAAGAGAGAACTTGGCATCGAGTCTGATGGGAAAGACAAGCTTGTCGAGAAGTTCAAGGAGAAGGCTGAAAAACTTGCCATGCCTGAGGTCGTCAAGAAGGTTTTCGACGAGGAGATAAACAAGCTAGCACATCTCGAGCCTGCTGCATCCGAGTTCAATGTCACTCGTAACTATCTGGACTGGCTAACCCAAATTCCTTGGGGCCAGAAGAGCGTGGAAAACTTTGGCGTCAAAAACGCAGTCAGTGTCCTCGACGAGGACCATTACGGGTTGAAAGATGTCAAGGATCGGATTCTTGAATTCATCGCTGTCGGCAAGCTTCGTGGAACAGTCGAAGGAAAAATTCTTTGCCTCGTTGGCCCACCCGGTGTTGGAAAGACCAGTATCGGCAAATCGATAGCTCGCGCTCTGAACAGACAATATTACCGATTCTCCGTTGGTGGTTTGACCGACGTGGCAGAGATCAAGGGCCACCGACGGACTTACGTCGGTGCCCTCCCTGGACGCATTATCCAAGCTCTCAAGAAGTGTCAAACCGAGAACCCTCTAATCTTGATCGACGAGGTTGACAAAATAGGGCGTGGCCACCAGGGCGATCCGTCCTCTGCTTTGCTCGAACTTCTCGATCCCGAACAAAACAGCTCGTTCTTAGACCACTACATGGATGTTCCTGTGGATCTTTCCAAGGTCCTCTTCGTCTGTACAGCCAACGTGACCGACACTATTCCTCGGCCCTTGCTGGATCGTATGGAACTCATCGAATTGTCTGGCTACGTGGCAGACGAGAAGATGGCCATTGCTGAGAGGTACCTCGCCCCCGCCGCTCGGGAGCTGACTGGCTTGAAAGATGTGGATGTGAACCTTGAACGGGATGCTATCGAGGAGCTGATCAAGTCGTACTGCCGTGAGAGCGGTGTCCGTAACCTGAAGAAGCAAATCGAAAAGGTCTACCGGAAGGCAGCATTCAAGATTGTTCAAGACCTAGGCGAAGATGTGATGTCTGAAGAGGCGGCACTGACCGAAGCAGGCAAAGTTGCTCAGGAAGAGTCAAAGGAGAAAGAGCCAGCGGATCCTGCACAAGTTCCGATTGAGCCAGAGAAGTCAACCACAGAGATACCTCGACTAGCTCTCAAGGTCCCCGACAGTGTGCATCTCAGCATCGGCAAGGAAACTTTGAAGGACTATGTTGGACCTCCTGTTTTTACCGCCGACCGCCTGTACGACCAGTTCCCTCCTGGTGTCACCATGGGTCTTGCATGGACTAGCATGGGTGGAGCGGCTCTGTACGTTGAATGTATTCTGGAGAATGCATTGAATCACAACTCGCGCCCGGGACTTGAAATCACCGGCAACCTGCAAAACGTCATGAAGGAGTCTACTCACATTGCGTACTCCTTCGCTAAGTCTGTTATGGCGCGGCAATTCCCCGAGAATCAGTTCTTCGAAAAAGCGAAGGTCCACTTGCACTGCCCTGAAGGCGCTGTTCCAAAGGATG GACCCTCTGCCGGTATCACCATGGCTAGCGCCTTGTTATCTTTAGCTCTTAATCACTCACTTGAGCCAACCGTTGCCATGACTGGAGAGTTGACTGTGACTGGTAAGGTTCTGCGTATTGGAGGCTTGAGAGAGAAGACTGTGGCTGCTCGTCGAGCTGGTGCCACAAAGATCCTCTTCCCTGCGGACAACACATCCGACTGGCTTGAGCTACCTGAG AACATCAAGGAGGGTATTGAAGGCCACCCGGTGAACTGGTACTCCGAGGTGTTTGACCTTCTCTTCCCCAGTCTTGACCAGGAGGCTGCGCGTACAATCTGGCAAAAGGCACTGGCCAAGCCCAATAAGGGTAGTCAGGAGGCTGATGAAGAGTAA